One region of Turicibacter bilis genomic DNA includes:
- a CDS encoding Ppx/GppA phosphatase family protein, whose protein sequence is MKKLSIIDIGSNSIKVLITNLNSKIYYDILCEEKVPFRMSQYMTPDQTLSEEGSKKLIDILSYFKHLSDYHQSKTILAIATEATRRLKNSEHILNQINQQLNIQVELLPGEMEAYYGYLATLHTIDLSDYLQIDIGGSSMEVVLVKNKKLINSISLPLGAIVTSKNFNLGDEITQEKSEAFKNFINSSFNDIPWLKDAIHLPIVGIGGTIRMISKIYRNLIGDNFKLQHQYILTCENFQTVYDMLAPLSLKDRLGVKGITKERADIVLGCLMTIRALMSYIDSKELVINRYGIRQGLIFKQLDLPTHSVLDYSLCNLLTHFKLDEHHNDRLKQSTLTLANQLGINDPSSVNILKTISKLHQIGQVISYQNVNKHTFHLLMNVQVNGLTPKEQLMCAYTVKLLDRFNIKLEHANVLNEPDLAHCKKLSLILQLASYLTALKQEFTSLHVKENNIQIQFSHPIPSIYIGKLETLSKLYTEVFNKKLMIH, encoded by the coding sequence TTGAAAAAATTAAGTATTATCGATATTGGGTCAAATTCAATTAAGGTCTTAATTACTAATCTTAATTCCAAGATATATTATGATATTCTTTGTGAAGAAAAAGTCCCATTCCGTATGAGTCAATACATGACGCCAGATCAAACCTTAAGTGAAGAGGGATCAAAGAAATTAATAGATATTCTAAGCTACTTTAAACATCTTAGTGATTATCATCAATCGAAAACCATCTTAGCAATTGCAACCGAAGCGACGCGCCGTCTAAAAAACTCAGAACATATTTTAAATCAAATTAATCAGCAGTTAAATATTCAGGTCGAGCTTCTTCCTGGGGAAATGGAAGCTTATTACGGTTACTTAGCAACACTTCATACGATTGATTTATCAGATTATTTACAAATCGACATCGGAGGATCAAGTATGGAAGTCGTCCTCGTAAAAAATAAAAAATTGATTAACTCGATCAGTCTTCCACTTGGAGCAATTGTCACAAGTAAAAATTTCAATTTAGGAGACGAAATTACCCAAGAAAAATCGGAAGCTTTCAAGAATTTTATTAATTCATCGTTTAACGACATTCCTTGGTTAAAAGATGCCATTCATCTACCAATCGTCGGAATTGGTGGTACAATTCGTATGATTAGTAAAATCTATCGTAATCTTATTGGCGATAACTTTAAACTTCAACATCAATACATCCTCACATGTGAGAACTTTCAAACTGTTTACGATATGTTAGCGCCTCTCTCTTTAAAAGATCGCTTAGGTGTAAAAGGAATTACGAAGGAACGTGCGGATATTGTGTTAGGTTGTTTAATGACAATTCGAGCTTTAATGAGCTACATTGATTCTAAAGAACTTGTCATTAACCGCTATGGAATCCGTCAAGGTTTAATCTTTAAACAACTTGATCTTCCAACTCATTCAGTTCTCGATTATTCACTTTGTAACTTGCTCACTCATTTTAAACTTGATGAGCATCATAACGACCGACTAAAACAATCAACGTTAACACTTGCTAATCAATTAGGCATTAATGATCCTTCTTCAGTCAATATTCTAAAAACGATTAGTAAACTTCATCAGATTGGACAAGTCATCTCATACCAAAATGTGAATAAACATACCTTCCATTTACTCATGAATGTCCAAGTAAACGGCTTAACTCCAAAGGAACAATTAATGTGTGCTTATACTGTGAAATTGTTAGATCGCTTCAATATTAAATTAGAACATGCCAATGTCTTAAATGAGCCAGATCTTGCTCACTGTAAAAAACTTTCACTTATCCTTCAACTTGCAAGCTATCTAACTGCATTAAAACAAGAATTCACCTCACTTCATGTAAAGGAAAATAACATACAAATCCAATTTTCACATCCAATTCCAAGCATTTATATCGGAAAACTTGAAACCCTATCTAAACTTTACACAGAAGTCTTTAATAAAAAGTTAATGATTCATTAA
- a CDS encoding LytR/AlgR family response regulator transcription factor: MINICLCDDDLNYLNYYSTKINELADIYHIPIMMETYTSGESLTFELEDNPNRIDIVIIDIIMKKLNGIEAGQLLRKFGYTGIIIFLTSSKEYALDSFSVEPFNYLIKDLRDEEQLKGTFLRAMMEVEKKRKKSIMISSKQTNKLIKLDNILYIESIGKKVILYNLSGEKEELNTTLNSLAEKINEYGFIRCHKSYIVNTTYISSFNKSECSLKQGITIPIGRKYSSTFKENYLKNELDHILL, from the coding sequence ATGATTAATATTTGTTTATGTGATGATGATCTTAATTATTTAAATTACTATTCTACAAAAATTAATGAATTAGCAGATATCTATCATATTCCGATTATGATGGAAACCTATACCAGCGGTGAAAGCCTTACTTTTGAATTAGAAGACAATCCTAATCGAATCGATATTGTTATTATTGATATTATTATGAAGAAGTTGAATGGAATTGAAGCGGGGCAACTTTTAAGAAAATTCGGTTATACTGGCATTATTATCTTTTTAACTTCTAGTAAAGAATATGCACTCGACTCTTTCTCAGTTGAGCCATTCAATTATCTAATTAAAGATTTACGTGATGAAGAACAATTAAAAGGAACCTTTTTAAGAGCGATGATGGAAGTTGAAAAAAAGAGAAAGAAAAGTATTATGATTTCAAGTAAACAGACAAATAAACTAATTAAACTTGATAATATTTTGTATATTGAAAGTATCGGAAAAAAGGTCATCTTATATAATCTATCCGGTGAAAAAGAAGAACTGAATACAACACTTAATAGTTTAGCTGAAAAAATTAACGAGTATGGATTCATCCGTTGTCACAAATCATACATCGTTAACACAACCTACATCAGCTCCTTTAATAAATCAGAATGCTCTCTTAAGCAAGGGATTACGATTCCAATTGGACGAAAGTACTCGTCTACCTTCAAAGAGAACTATCTAAAAAATGAGCTAGACCATATCCTTTTATAG
- a CDS encoding sensor histidine kinase produces the protein MSEQLIQLILFILIYIYNVCQLNYFNKLLTTRFSSRMMIIFLSLFLTLVSMFLITYKIFIPLTYFILSIVLYFSLRLCFTDLKSVIFIICINIVFQLVLTRDIVIGVSSLITNQSMYTLVQDKGNYMLSFCVSRIIVLFILFNFNKLLPLDIAKKILMNIPILKFTILVKGTLVILMLNSNYIDFYSANIKTTTIPLLMNRGIIALCYYFLLFTQIQQIKFKEVELNNKLISLQLEHQEELYKKRDHYAEILRTYNHDFKSVLTNVSYFLDQGDIQKAKEILKTIDSDIKVIITENQSYSNRLIVDVILNSLAEKCKQANIEFNAECLIPEHLSLTDLSLSRIFGNLANNAYEACIKQDQHDERKITFKSYIKDDFFIIYTQNSFNGEIIIEHNRIRTTKQNKKQHGVGIESIKNIVESANGIALFDVNEEKNMFRFYIKIPLSHE, from the coding sequence ATGAGTGAGCAGCTAATTCAATTAATTCTTTTTATTTTAATCTATATTTATAATGTTTGTCAGCTAAACTATTTTAACAAGCTATTAACGACGCGATTTTCTTCTCGCATGATGATTATCTTCTTATCACTATTTTTAACACTTGTTTCAATGTTTTTAATCACCTATAAGATTTTCATTCCTCTAACCTACTTTATTTTAAGTATCGTTTTATATTTTTCTCTAAGACTTTGTTTTACTGATCTCAAGTCAGTTATTTTTATTATCTGCATTAACATCGTCTTTCAACTCGTTCTGACACGTGATATCGTCATTGGTGTCTCATCACTCATCACAAACCAAAGTATGTATACTCTTGTCCAGGATAAAGGAAACTATATGCTTTCATTCTGTGTCTCCCGCATTATTGTACTTTTTATCCTGTTTAATTTTAATAAACTACTTCCATTAGATATTGCTAAGAAAATATTAATGAATATCCCTATTTTAAAGTTTACGATTTTAGTAAAAGGAACACTCGTGATTCTCATGCTAAATTCTAACTATATTGACTTTTACTCTGCTAATATCAAAACAACAACTATTCCACTGTTAATGAATCGAGGAATTATTGCTCTTTGTTACTATTTCCTTTTGTTTACACAAATTCAACAAATAAAATTTAAAGAAGTTGAGTTAAATAATAAGCTGATTTCACTACAACTTGAACATCAAGAGGAACTTTATAAAAAGCGAGATCACTATGCGGAAATTCTAAGAACGTATAATCACGACTTTAAAAGTGTCTTAACTAATGTCAGTTATTTTCTCGATCAAGGAGATATCCAAAAAGCAAAAGAAATTTTAAAAACGATTGATTCGGATATTAAAGTTATTATTACAGAAAATCAGTCTTATTCAAATCGACTCATTGTTGATGTCATTCTAAACTCCTTGGCTGAAAAATGTAAACAAGCTAATATTGAGTTTAATGCCGAATGCTTGATTCCTGAACATTTATCACTAACAGACTTATCATTAAGTCGCATCTTTGGTAATCTTGCAAATAATGCATATGAAGCCTGCATCAAACAAGATCAACACGATGAGAGAAAAATCACATTTAAAAGTTATATTAAAGATGATTTCTTTATTATCTATACTCAAAATAGCTTTAATGGTGAAATTATTATTGAACACAATAGAATCAGAACAACAAAACAAAATAAAAAACAACATGGCGTTGGGATTGAAAGTATTAAAAACATCGTCGAATCCGCTAATGGGATCGCCTTATTTGATGTCAATGAGGAAAAAAATATGTTCAGATTTTACATTAAAATCCCTCTTAGTCATGAGTAA